A single region of the Vicia villosa cultivar HV-30 ecotype Madison, WI linkage group LG4, Vvil1.0, whole genome shotgun sequence genome encodes:
- the LOC131596108 gene encoding uncharacterized protein LOC131596108, with protein sequence MSLPNATEDLSSEMEVDAFRRLFPLRYFERHLAESIRPDGRPLKEARETSIFLGAVASANGSALVKIGSTTMLTAIKMEVMTPSLESPDEGCLAIDFHMPSICSPIVRPGRPAEAEPVVSKQLSDTISSSGMIDLKELSLVGGKAAWMAYLDIYCLDADGALFDAALLSAVAALSHLQIPAVAMNDDGKIVLMSDGDGQKQAKEQVNKEKRKLTLKSIPLSLTCILHKNYILADPTAEEESIIETHVTIVLDTSGQLISLYKPGGPVLAFTSAIQDCVALTRQRVKELKSFLDQANSAMEVE encoded by the exons ATGAGTCTTCCAAATGCGACGGAGGACTTGTCGTCTGAAATGGAGGTTGATGCGTTTCGACGTCTTTTTCCGCTTCGGTATTTCGAGCGGCATCTTGCTGAATCTATTCGTCCTGATGGTAGACCACTTAAAGAAGCTAGAGAAAcaagtatatttcttg GTGCTGTTGCATCTGCTAATGGGTCAGCTCTTGTGAAGATTGGATCCACG ACTATGTTGACTGCTATTAAAATGGAAGTTATGACTCCTTCCTTGGAGTCACCAGACGAGGGTTGTTTAG CTATTGACTTCCACATGCCTTCGATTTGTTCTCCGATTGTTAGGCCTGGTAGGCCTGCTGAAGCAGAGCCGGTTGTGTCAAAGCAGTTGTCTGACACCATTTCAAG ttctGGCATGATTGATTTGAAAGAATTGTCCTTGGTTGGTGGAAAAGCTGCATGGATGGCTTACTTG GATATCTATTGTTTGGATGCTGATGGGGCTCTTTTTGATGCTGCTTTACTTTCCGCAGTTGCTGCCTTATCTCATT TGCAAATTCCTGCCGTCGCGATGAATGATGATGGCAAAATAGTACTGATGTCCGACGGAGATGGACAGAAGCAGGCAAAGGAGCAAGTCAATAAGGAGAAGAGGAAGCTCACATTAAAAAGCATTCCATTATCGCTAACATGCATACTTCACAAGAACTACATCTTGGCTGATCCTACTGCAGAAGAAGAATCCATAATTGAAACCCATGTGACAATTGTTTTGGATACATCTGGTCAACTAATATCACTTTACAAGCCTGGTGGGCCTGTTCTTGCCTTTACTTCTGCTATTCAG GATTGTGTTGCATTGACCAGGCAAAGAGTAAAGGAGCTAAAAAGCTTCCTAGACCAAGCAAATTCTGCTATGGAGGTTGAGTAG